aggaaaaaaaaaactataatatattagagtggaatcttaattgaaaatctaaaataaattctaattgCATCTTAATTCTGTATTATGTGTCtttcttaaaattataatttgacaCCAAGAGTGTGTTTGGCTTTTTCTTAATTCCCGTAACTTTTTTGCGTAGTCTTTATAAAAAGATATGGTTTTGGtaacttttatattaaatatattaatattttggtattttgcaTAGTGTTTGTCTTTTTGAGTTTGCTGATTACTTATTTCATGtatagaagggaaaaaaagtaatattttttatttggtctgTGATCTGCAAAAATATTGCTTTTCTTTCTGATAGAAAAAAGTGAGAcatgtttctttttgtttttggagtttGTAAGCTTGTTGAGTTGCCACATATATTGCTagatttaatattaaattttgtgtcttGTACTTTATGGTGCTTACTGTTTTTAAGTCAAAAGTTTAGTACTATGAATTCAAGTTATTCCACAAATTCATAAACGGTATGAATAAAAGTTATCCATATAAATCTCAAAGAATAACATAGTCGTGGATTTATAATTTATGAAGTGGAGGTTATTGATTGGAAAAAAACAATCAATATGATAGAATGTGATCCGGtttcttttttcagttttcttttctattgaGGGAGGTGACTtgattcattaatatttttttttatcaaattagttatttatatatataaaataatattatcctAATCACATTGATTGATCCTTAGAATTGCTTAATCAGCCATGTGTTCCATAACCATTTTCAGTTTACTTGATAAAATTCTTGTTTAGCTTGAAGAACACTAATGTGAACATTGCTGTTTGTACTTGACAGAGTTTGTCCTGGTTCCTTTTCTAGTTCTTCTAACTATTGAAAGCTGTGTTGGAAGAACACTTCCAAGTAAATTATCTGATAGTACTAAACAGCCCCTACAAACATCTCGACCATATAACATTGCTCATCGAGGTTCAAATGGAGAGTTTCCTGAAGAAACTGCTGCTGCATACATGGTATATATGCCTCCTATCTATATTTAGTTTGATATATGTGATTGAAGCATTAACTTGGATTCCACATTTGTTAATATCAcatcttcttttgtttgataCAAGGGCTTTGAATACTAGCATACATTATTagattatctttttcttctaccTACTTTTTTGTtcaacttttttacaaaatattaaaaaaaaaaaaaaaggctgttaaaatattatatctaGTTAAAGAATTGCCAAATTGCATGGATTTTAAGTTATCAAGCAACTCCTTTGGTGCTCAACCATGAATTTGTTTGCACATTGGattgttgtgtttatttttatatatcattttatacCTTACAGTGCAATAATGAATATTCCCTAAACTTGTTATTTGGCTATTGTAGAGAGCTATTGAAGAGGGGGCAGATTTCATAGAAACAGACATCCTCGCCACTAAAGATGGTGTGCTGATATGCTCCCACGATGTAACACTTGGTGATAGAACAAATATTGCAAACTTTAGTCAGTTTGCTGATAGAAAAAGAACCTATGAGGTTCAATATGTGAACATGACTGATTGGTTCGTAGGTATGTATCACAGCTTCTCTTTGTATTTCTtctacttttatgttttaaatgtaATTATGAATATGACTTTTATGCTGAATATCTTAatctctttttctgtttttcataaattgtCTAGAACATAAGATACAATTCATCAATCTGAGTCTAGCCAACTTTGATTATGTGCAGTTGACTTTACACTGGAAGAATTGAAGTTATTAGGGGTGAACCAACGGTTCAGTTTTCGAGATCAACAATATAATGGTTTGTtttcgtttttatttttagtaaatctTCCGAGTACTTATTTGTTCTCCCTACTTTTCTCTGGATTCTATACCATTTGTTGGCTCATAATTTATCTATCATTTAACGATGGCGACTGTTCTATCCCATACCAAGTCGtgattaaacttattttttaaactatatcATCATAATAGAATTGATAGCAAAAGGGATGGGTGGGAGCCCAACCCATTGGCTacttggatttaaaattttcaataaataaaagaaaaattgtaatgaTACATTTTCTAAAATTGCACAAGTTGACATATGTTGATTTCCTCTATTTAAGGTATGATTTTGGTTtcctctaataaaaaattattaatttcttaatCACACATACTGTGACATATTGTTTGATCATGTTTTAAAGATGCTTCTTGTagtgttttcttctcttttatataaTAGTGACATGTTTGTTTTAGTTATTTTCATAAAGCAAGGTACACTTGGAGTTGTCCAAACTGCCTAATGCCAGTATAAACTCATCACAActtgtttcaattttattattgtgTCTTTGAGTGAAATGACAAGCCATAATATAATTAAACATAATATGAAAAGCTTAATTGAGTTTAGTTTGAACTTAGTAAtgaatgtaatttttatttaagattacgaaaactatctcattgattaactataatttattgtatACCAATCTGTTTGTTCTTTAGGGAAGTTTCCAATTATAACCTTCGAAGAGTACATATCAATTGCACTGGATGCAAAAAGAGTGGTTGGAATATATCCGGAAATAAAGAATCCTGTTTTTGTCAATCAACGTGTAAGTGATTTTCCCTGTGTCATCATCATAGTTGATAACATGAAAACTATACCAACTCAACTCATACAGTTTTGGTACTTGAATCAATTAGATAGTGATCATGTATCTCCTTTATATTCATCAACAAACTATGTAGCCAACACCTCTACCAATTGTACAACAGGTCAAATGGTCAGATGGGAAGAAGTTTGAAGATAAATTTGTGGAGACACTGAAGAAATATGGATACAAAGGTTCATATGGTTCAAAAGAATGGCTGAAGCAACCTGCCTTTATTCAGTCATTTGCTCCATCTTCACTCACATATGTTGCAAACCTCACTGATTTGCCCAAAGTTTTCTTAATTGATGATGTGACAATACGAACAGAAGACACCAATCAGGCTTGTTCTTTACTCTCATTCTGGAAATCTGATTGACTTCTATAAATTGACTTCCAAATATGAATCATTTTGACAGTGAATATATATATGGCTGGTATTGTAGTGGAAATCTTAGGTAATATTCATTTAATAAGGTCCATAAATGGCTTTTACGCTTTTAGCTGACATTCAACAGATATGAGTGGTAGTGGTGTATTGGGCAGGGAACTCAAAAAGCCCATTAACAGccttaatttgataataatagaaaataattttcaattttgttttagaataatAGATAATTTATTTATGGAGTCCATGTTTAGATATaagtttaattatatttaagGTAAATTTTGTTATAGGTATgacaataaagaaaatttcaactACTTTGATAACAATAATTTGATTTCCAAAGGTCTTCTAGGTCTATAGTTGTACTTCAAATAATCTCAAGCACAAACTACATAGTTCTCTTTGTCATGGTTAAAAGTATTATCTTAAAATATTTCAGATAGTTATTTCAAATagttacccttttttttatggCCGACAAGGGGGGTCGGGGGTGACTATTGTGACTCACCCCCTTGAGCGTGATCATATGAGCACCCCCCATTAGAGAATGTTGGATTGAGCCATAGCTATTGTGGTTGGGGGTGACTAGAGCTAGTAAATCAGGGGTTAGCTGCAAGAGGCAACCCCACTTCTCGCTAGGGTTTGAATGTGGGACCTCAAGACAGCGATCACACACCTTGACCAGGAGGCTACCCCTCTCAATGGTAGATAGTTACTTGATGCAGTcactttttattatatgtttcATGGAGTAAACTTCTTTCTAGTAATTGCTTTAGCTTTTCTAATAATAGTTGTGTTCTTGTTGAATAAATGCTTTGTGCAGACATATTATGAGCTTACTTCAGATAGCTATTTGGATTTTATAAAGAACTTTGTGATTGGAATTGGACCATGGAAGGATACAGTTGTTActacaaaaaacaattatttggATGAAGTAACTGATCTTGTTGCCAAAGCACATGCTCGTGGCCTACAGGTGCATATCTTTTCCTTAATGCATGATGTTTAAGATTTGTTAGGGAACTTAGTAAGCACAGCGATTACTATTATATGTTTTACAAAAACTGGTTAGAACATGATTGATAGCAAGTTCTTTCTTATCATTTCAGGTGCACCCATATACTTTCCGGAATGAAAATTCTTTCCTACACTTCGACTTCCACCAAGATCCATATGTTGAATATGATTACTGGATAAACAAGATTGGAGTTGATGGACTCTTCACTGATTTCACAGGAAGCCTCCATAATTTCCAAGAAAAGACATCCCCTCTCTCCTAAAAATTAAGATAGTAGATTGGACTCTTAGTTATGTTGAACTTCTTGTGGAGAAGAACAAGTCCTTAAATGGTAATTTTAGCTTTAGTATCTTAGTTTGCTTTCGATAGGTTATGTTGAACATGTTAGGGAGAAGAACAAATCCTTGAATGGTAATTTCAAACTATCTTCTTTATctttggttttaattttcttcatttttgaaCCTTTATATTCATATTGATTGGGAAATTGTTCAAAAAGTagcataaataaaaattaccaccACTCTTGTTTATTGTGGTGAGTAGGCTGCTATAAACTCACAAACGTGTGTAGGAATGTCGTTAGCCTGTTGCCACATTTTTCCAAGATAAAGGAACTGTAGGATCATGCCAAATACTCATATACAACTCTATTACGAACTTGTTGTAAAATGGCCTCAATTATCAATTCATATCCAATTTCTGTACACTCATTATCTTAGcctaaaagaagaaaacaatcctcttacacacatatacacggATGAAGATATTATTACATAGAACTTAAAGAATAGTTGATACAAATGAAAGCAATAATTAACAAGGGTAGGTGTGTCCTTACAAATAGAGCAATTGACAAACCTTTGGACATATTTTGCAACTAATTGAGGTGCCTTTGCTACTATAGGATCATGTGAACATGGTAAGTGGCAAGATACCtcaacaaattgtgaaaaaggTTGTGAATTCTTGTACCCTTATTAACAAAACGACATTCGATAAGCATAGAAATTTGATCTCTTACTAGTCTTCTCGGCTGGAATCATAAATGGGGTTGTTTCTATAGGTAGAGTAGGATTGTCATTTTAATCATGAACCAATCATAGAAGGaatataattttaggaaagCTACTCCAATGGGATGAGATAACTTTCCATCTTAGGCATTTGTTGTGCCCAAAAAGTCATTAGGTTGGaatctttttattgaatattttaataaatggaTGTCTAGATACAAGAACCATAAAACTATTGAAATTATTCCATACATCCAGTGTATTACACATTCCTcatttcacataaaaataaacCTCACGTGTGAATCCTCCACATAAGATCCATTATGTGAGAGAGAAGCATAGTTCATTGTGTACAAAACTTCTCCTAAAACTAACTATGAAGCACGGACACAGCTGGGAAGGTGCCGCATCGGAGTTCAATGTTGCTTGACGCGGGGTGTGGCGTCCGACGTGGCTGCTTGCGCATCGGTGCTGAGtctgagcttttttttttatatcacgGATTCGTGTCGACTAGGCTTGATTTGCGCCGACTTAGCTTGATTCGTGCCTAACCAGGCCGATTCGGCCAGAATTGGGCCATATCGACTGAATCAGGTCGTATCGGTCAGCGACTAAAACGGTCGAAATCGGCCTTGAATCATGCCGGAACAGTCGAAATCGCTTTGAATGAGGCCCAAACATCCTATATCTGTCATTCCTCAATTTTATATTGAATATTTGTtacttcttttgtgtttttatttttgttttgtgtttcttgccttcttctttctttgttttgtgaattaaggcatagtaatgtgttttttaagaatattttaatagtaaaaatatatagaaaatatttttaataattttttaatcgccgcaTCCCGTCACACttgcaccctactttttcaaaaattaccaaatcCTACACCGAATCCGGAAAGGCGGAAACACACTTGTGCTTCATAGAAAACTGACCCTCAAATAGTTGGATTCTGACTAAATATGAGCACTATTTTCCAGCAAAACAATTTCATCCACTAGACCATCCTAAGGCAGTTGATCCTCCATATATTTGCACTAAGAGTTTAAAGCCAATATTcacaaaaagaagaatttattggccttattttaacttaaaatatatatttttaaaaacataaccaTAATCATATCCATTTGCTAAAGACAGCTGACAGCTACATGCAagttcaaaatcattttttaccCTTTCTGATGTTAAAATTGGCATGGAAACTGCAGATAAAGAAAGATCCTATACAGCTGGCTATCCATATGATCAACAACTACCAATTCTGTTTGgtttaaatttcaatgaaaaatgaACTGAGATACATGTATTGAAATACAATCAAATCTGAATATTTCTCAGCCAATGTCTTTCTTCTGCAGACTATAACCTATTGTAAGGAAACTAAAACCACCACCTTAGAATCAAATCTGAGAGATGCTCCAAAATGGAACTGGGTAAAACAACTGTATCATGCCTTCTATACTGCTATACTTTCTAAACTCTGGTGAATAATTCCAGAAGCCTAAATCTATCTAGCATGATGAAGGCTGAAGTTGTTTCAACCTATGTACAACTTGCTTCATGGTAGGCCTGTCAGAGAGGGACTCACCAGTACATGTCACAGCCAAGTGCAAAGTGCTCACCAGATCATCATGGGGACCTGCATCCCATAGCCCAGCTGTGAAGAACTCCTTAGTTTGATCCATTCGTAACAGCATGCATGCCCAAGAAACAATATTGAAACCATTTCCATGTGAAGAAAATGATGGATCCAAGGCTTTCTTATCTGATAACAATTCAAGCAGCACGACACCATAGCTGTAAACATCAGCCTTCTCAGACACACGACAGGTCATAGCATACTCAGGCGCTACATACCCAAATGTTCCTGCTACACCAGTTGTTGCATGGGTTTCAGAAGTTCCCAAAAGCCTAGATAAACCAAAGTCAGACAAATAAGCATTGAAGTCATTATCCAACAATATATTACTCGGCTTGACATCACGGTGTACGACACGCGGAACACTTTCCTCATGCTTCTCGTCATGCAGATAAGCAAGTGCACGGGCTATATCCAGAGCAATCTTGTGAAGAATCTTCCATTCAACAGCTCTTCTGACTCTttccttaataaaattttccaaattacCTCCAGGCAGATAATTGTATATGAGGAACATCTCTGTTTCACTTGCATGGAAACCTATTAAAGTTACGAGATTAGGGTGTCTCAACCTCCCAAGAGTATTTACCTCAGCACAGAGCTGTTGAACACCTTGGAACCTTCCGACAGCAAGCCTCTTTACAGCCAATATGATTCCTGGAGAAATTTCAGCCTTGTAAGTGCCCCCAAAACCTCCACAGCCAATGCTATTGCTATTACTGAAATTTCCTGTTGCTTGAACAATATTCTCAAATGTCAACGGAACCCCAATGTCAGTGAAAACTTCAATTGCTCTAGATTCAACCTGGACCCTGGAGTTTGGTACCCATTTTCTTGTgtaaaagaaaaggacaatTAGAGCTAGAAGAACAAAGACAATGACTGAAGCAGATGTTATGGAAGCAATCTCGATTGGGCTAAAAGTAGCTGATCCTGGATTAGCTTGGGAATCCCCATTGCTATCTGCCTTAGCTGGAGATGATGCCATTAAGGAGGCTATAGGGCAGGAGGAAAGGAAAGGGTTTCCAATGAGCCCACTACAATTCATCACATTAAGGTTATGCGGAAATGGCCCAGACAGGTTATTAAAGGATGCATTAAAAGTTGACAGAGATTTCACACTAGCCAAACTGGAGGGTATCTGCCCAGAgattttattattgttgatcAGAAGAACATTTAAATTTCTCAAGTTCGCAATGCTTTTTGGAATTTCACCAGAAAGAGAGTTTGACGAAAGTTCTAACACTTCAAGGGAGCGCAACCTTGCAAAGCTAGATGGGATGGTGCCCGTCAGGTTGTTACCAGCCAGGGAAAGATGCTTAAGATGCTTCAGATGACTAACACCAGCTGTAATCTGACCATGCAATTTGTT
This genomic stretch from Quercus lobata isolate SW786 chromosome 3, ValleyOak3.0 Primary Assembly, whole genome shotgun sequence harbors:
- the LOC115979074 gene encoding glycerophosphodiester phosphodiesterase GDPD6-like encodes the protein MSFYKFVLVPFLVLLTIESCVGRTLPSKLSDSTKQPLQTSRPYNIAHRGSNGEFPEETAAAYMRAIEEGADFIETDILATKDGVLICSHDVTLGDRTNIANFSQFADRKRTYEVQYVNMTDWFVVDFTLEELKLLGVNQRFSFRDQQYNGKFPIITFEEYISIALDAKRVVGIYPEIKNPVFVNQRVKWSDGKKFEDKFVETLKKYGYKGSYGSKEWLKQPAFIQSFAPSSLTYVANLTDLPKVFLIDDVTIRTEDTNQTYYELTSDSYLDFIKNFVIGIGPWKDTVVTTKNNYLDEVTDLVAKAHARGLQVHPYTFRNENSFLHFDFHQDPYVEYDYWINKIGVDGLFTDFTGSLHNFQEKTSPLS